From one Humulus lupulus chromosome 8, drHumLupu1.1, whole genome shotgun sequence genomic stretch:
- the LOC133795116 gene encoding protein tesmin/TSO1-like CXC 6: protein MGWLIEVARFDFFHDDYLQIFRYCECFASGIYCNGCNCVDCHNNIENKPARIAAVESILERNRNVFSSKTANSPHLTPDIKHMAENPIIFCSNMGFVSLELVLVRFKVQNKDTTSVAKQQKGCHCKKTFCLKKYCQCFQAEILCSEHCKCLDCKNLKGCAERLVLSPQERYNAKTCFRRASATPTAAIQRSDSLVSIRKGGQEPLGFNEKNTPIQVPFSSKCYNVIAFGRRKHFYHSTSYYLHSKSNGLTKITWIL from the exons ATGGGATGGCTCATTGAAGTAGCTAGATTTGATTTCTTTCATGACGATTATCTACAAATTTTCAGGTACTGTGAATGCTTTGCTTCTGGAATCTATTGCAATGGGTGCAATTGTGTTGATTGTCACAATAACATCGAAAATAAGCCCGCGAGGATTGCAGCTGTTGAAAGTATTTTAGAACGAAACCGGAATGTTTTCAGCTCAAAAACCGCCAACAGCCCACATCTAACTCCAGATATTAAG CATATGGCTGAAAATCCGATAATATTCTGTAGTAACATGGGCTTTGTATCATTGGAATTGGTCTTGGTACGATTTAAGGTTCAGAACAAGGACACTACGTCCGTAGCAAAACAACAAAAGGGGTGCCACTGTAAGAAAACATTTTGCCTAAAGAAATATTGCCAGTGCTTCCAAGCTGAGATCCTTTGCTCTGAACATTGTAAATGCTTGGACTGCAAGAACCTAAAAGGATGTGCGGAGAGATTAGTCCTATCACCTCAGGAACGATATAATGCCAAAACCTGTTTCAGGAGGGCCAGTGCTACACCTACTGCTGCTATCCAGCGGTCAGACTCTTTGGTATCAATTAGAAAAGGAGGCCAGGAACCTTTGGGTTTTAATGAGAAAAATACTCCAATTCAGGTACCCTTCTCGTCCAAATGCTACAATGTTATTGCTTTTGGACGACGAAAGCATTTCTACCACTCTACTTCATATTACCTTCATAGTAAATCCAATGGCTTAACTAAAATTACATGGATACTTTAA
- the LOC133795795 gene encoding protein CURVATURE THYLAKOID 1C, chloroplastic, which translates to MASIVVSLPPLLLIKSSKTLSRAFSKLPVSSFQVRQNRASVAVKATGENSESSSSLSVTKSVQNIWDNSEDRPALFGLGFAAIAALWTSVNVVSAIDKLPVIPSVFEIVGILFSSWFIYRYLLFKPDREELFQIVNKTVSDILGQ; encoded by the exons ATGGCTTCCATTGTTGTAAGCTTACCTCCACTGTTATTGATCAAAAGCAGTAAAACCCTCTCAAGGGCTTTCTCAAAGCTTCCAGTTTCTTCCTTTCAAG TGAGACAAAACCGTGCTTCTGTTGCTGTTAAGGCTACTGGGGAGAACTCCGAGTCATCTAGCTCCCTAAGTGTTACAAAGTCAGTTCAAAACATA TGGGATAATTCTGAAGACAGGCCAGCTCTTTTCGGGTTAGGGTTTGCGGCTATAGCAGCTCTATGGACATCAGTTAACGTGGTTTCA GCCATTGACAAGCTGCCTGTTATCCCAAGCGTGTTTGAAATTGTGGGCATTTTGTTTTCTTCA TGGTTTATCTATCGCTACCTCTTATTCAAACCTGATAG GGAAGAGCTTTTCCAAATTGTTAACAAAACAGTATCGGATATCTTGGGCCAATGA
- the LOC133795789 gene encoding pentatricopeptide repeat-containing protein At4g21065-like has protein sequence MPLSSSAKSRITSLSSESQITASSLINPIPAISASHHQNENARLHGGQQFHRSPASSYYASLLQSCVARKAINPGKQLHARLFQMGLGFSTYLATKLVNLYSVCESVRDAHKLFDKIPKRNNLFLWNVLIRGYAWNGPYEVAISLYKQMFDYGLIPDRYTFPFVLKACSALSAIEEGRQIHERVIHSNCEKDVFVGAALIDMYAKCGCLGNARQVFDMIESRDVVLWNSMLAAYSQNGQPDKALALCSQMALTGLKPTEATLVTVVSASADNADLPAGKMLHGFGWRHGFESNDKVKTSLVDMYAKSGLVKVARTLFEQLGEKKRVVSWNAMITGYSMHGYAAESLDLFEKMRKEVVPDHITFVGVLGACSHGGLLDEGWRFFNLMVREYHIEPTVQHYTCMVDLLGHCGQFDQAYNLILEMKVVPDSGVWGALLNSCKIHGKVELAELAVQKLVELEPNDAGNYVILSNMYAQAGNWEGVASLRKLMIDNGIKKSTACSWIEVKNKVHAFLSGDTSHPNSDAVYEELKRLGGLMAEAGYVASTGSVFHDVEDDEKTSMVCSHSERLAIAFGLISTESGTRLLITKNLRVCEDCHVAIKLISKITKRELIVRDVNRYHHFKDGVCSCGDYW, from the coding sequence ATGCCACTTTCCTCCTCAGCAAAGTCAAGGATAACATCTTTGTCTTCTGAATCTCAGATTACTGCTTCTTCTCTTATAAATCCCATTCCCGCCATCTCTGCTTCGCATCATCAAAACGAAAATGCCAGACTTCATGGTGGGCAGCAGTTCCATCGGTCACCTGCCTCCTCCTACTACGCGTCTCTCCTCCAATCTTGCGTCGCAAGAAAAGCAATCAACCCCGGGAAACAACTTCACGCTCGACTATTCCAAATGGGTCTTGGGTTTAGTACTTATTTAGCTACTAAGCTAGTCAACCTTTATTCTGTTTGCGAATCTGTACGCGACGCCCACAAACTGTTTGATAAAATTCCGAAAAGGAATAACTTATTTCTATGGAATGTTCTAATTAGAGGTTACGCATGGAACGGCCCGTATGAGGTGGCTATATCATTATATAAGCAAATGTTTGATTATGGGCTCATTCCGGACAGATACACTTTCCCATTTGTCCTTAAAGCGTGCTCTGCACTTTCTGCGATTGAGGAAGGGAGGCAAATCCATGAACGTGTAATACATTCCAATTGTGAAAAGGATGTGTTTGTTGGCGCAGCCTTAATTGATATGTACGCAAAGTGTGGTTGTCTGGGAAATGCTCGGCAAGTGTTTGACATGATTGAATCAAGAGATGTTGTGCTGTGGAATTCTATGCTTGCAGCCTACTCACAAAATGGGCAGCCAGATAAAGCGCTTGCTCTATGCAGTCAGATGGCTTTGACTGGCTTAAAGCCAACCGAGGCAACTCTTGTGACTGTTGTATCTGCTTCGGCTGATAATGCAGATCTTCCTGCAGGAAAAATGCTTCACGGGTTTGGTTGGAGGCACGGATTCGAATCAAACGACAAGGTGAAAACTTCGTTAGTAGATATGTACGCCAAGAGTGGTTTGGTGAAGGTTGCCAGGACTTTGTTTGAGCAACTTGGGGAGAAAAAGAGAGTTGTCTCTTGGAACGCAATGATTACTGGGTATTCTATGCATGGTTATGCTGCTGAATCTCTGGATTTGTTTGAGAAGATGAGAAAAGAAGTTGTGCCTGATCATATAACTTTTGTTGGAGTCCTTGGGGCTTGTAGCCATGGGGGTTTGCTCGATGAAGGATGGAGGTTTTTCAATTTAATGGTAAGAGAATACCATATTGAACCAACAGTTCAGCATTACACATGCATGGTTGATCTCCTTGGGCATTGCGGGCAATTTGACCAGGCTTATAATCTCATATTGGAAATGAAAGTTGTGCCAGATTCTGGTGTGTGGGGTGCTCTGTTGAATTCGTGTAAAATTCATGGAAAGGTTGAGCTAGCTGAGCTGGCAGTTCAGAAACTGGTGGAACTTGAACCTAATGATGCtggaaattatgtgatattatCGAACATGTATGCTCAAGCAGGGAATTGGGAAGGAGTTGCGAGTCTGAGAAAGTTAATGATTGATAATGGAATTAAGAAAAGCACTGCTTGTAGCTGGATTGAAGTGAAAAACAAAGTCCATGCTTTCCTTTCTGGAGATACTTCACACCCTAATTCTGATGCAGTATACGAGGAGCTAAAGAGGTTAGGAGGATTAATGGCAGAAGCTGGATATGTTGCTAGCACTGGTTCAGTCTTCCATGACGTGGAAGATGACGAGAAGACTAGCATGGTTTGTAGTCACAGCGAGAGGTTGGCGATTGCATTTGGCCTAATTAGTACAGAGTCCGGAACTAGGCTTTTGATAACCAAGAACCTCCGGGTTTGTGAAGATTGCCATGTTGCAATCAAGCTCATCTCAAAAATTACAAAGAGAGAACTCATAGTCAGAGATGTCAATCGTTACCATCACTTTAAAGATGGAGTGTGTTCTTGTGGTGATTATTGGTGA
- the LOC133795790 gene encoding protein tesmin/TSO1-like CXC 6, whose translation MVIAAHADRIHATDVNEQKGMVLSRRVEALSSDENVTMLSKDTASPDGNHKWIPNAKVYMEQEKIVLTSFRDFLKKIISCKHETWGFDRGSM comes from the exons ATGGTGATAGCGGCTCATGCTGATAGGATACATGCTACAG ATGTCAATGAACAAAAAGGGATGGTGTTATCTCGCAGAGTAGAGGCATTATCTTCTGATGAGAATGTTACCATGTTGAGCAAAGATACAGCTTCCCCAGATGGAAATCATAAGTGGATCCCTAATGCAAAAGTCTATATGGAGCAGGAGAAGATTGTCTTGACAAGCTTTCGAGATTTTCTTAAGAAGATTATCTCTTGCAAACATGAAAC CTGGGGCTTCGACAGGGGATCGATGTGA